The following coding sequences lie in one Rutidosis leptorrhynchoides isolate AG116_Rl617_1_P2 chromosome 6, CSIRO_AGI_Rlap_v1, whole genome shotgun sequence genomic window:
- the LOC139851646 gene encoding cell division cycle protein 27 homolog B-like isoform X1, whose product MEGVLIECVQNSLRHFLYRNAIFMCERLCSEFPSEANLQLLAACYLQSNQAYSAYHILKGTKMPQSRYLFGLSCFQMDLLNEAEMALLPPNEPSTEVPNGAAGHYLLGLIYRYTDRIKSAVDQFNQALSIDPLLWAAYEELCKLGAAGEATSMFGESASKCIQQLYSSPDVGPVLQASNDDHNTIPCRQAAESVSPRQLRHLHSNNAKDNSLNQNGALFSANQANNNGVHANLPFYNTPSPMATQLSGVAPPPICRNMIPNGQSLTSTSADASPRSTVKSIVQAPRRKFVDEGKLRKISGRLFSDSGPRRSTRLAGETGPIASISSVSVTGNGTNHSSKYPATSRLGSAAYRSVTVRKGPSWSTESLHESQNRSNLDDARSNTTTSSGSSPVTRSCDRDGSMIPMVRASLSVSKVASGALDVLSLLKVLGEGYRLSCLYRCKDALDVFMQLPHKHYNTGWVLSQVGKAHFELVDYLEAERAFCNARLASPYSLEGMDIYSTVLYHLKEDMRLSYLAQELISTDRLAPQSWCAMGNCYSLQKDHETALKTFQRAVQLNSRFAYAHTLSGHEYVALEDFENGIKSYQNALQIDARHYNAWYGLAMIYLRQEKYQFSEHHFRRALQINPRSSVIMCYLGTSLHSLKRNEEALAMMEKAIIADKMNPLPMYQKANILVSLEDFDGALQVLEELKEYAPHESSVYALMGKVYKRRSMYDKAMLHFGLALDLKPSATDVAAIKAAIEKLHVPDELEDDL is encoded by the exons ATGGAGGGGGTGCTAATTGAGTGTGTACAGAACAGTCTGCGCCATTTCTTATACCGCAATGCTATTTTCATGTGTGAACGCCTCTGCTCCGAGTTTCCCTCAGAG GCAAACTTGCAATTGTTAGCTGCATGTTACTTGCAAAGCAATCAAGCTTACTCGGCTTACCATATCTTGAAAG GGACAAAAATGCCTCAGTCCCGATATTTGTTTGGATTATCATGCTTTCAGATGGATCTCTTGAATGAAGCAGAAATGGCATTATTACCACCTAATGAGCCTAGTACAGAA GTTCCAAATGGTGCAGCTGGTCATTATCTTTTAGGGCTCATATACAG atacACAGATAGAATAAAAAGTGCTGTTGATCAATTTAACCAGGCTTTATCAATAGATCCTCTGTTATGGGCTGCATATGAAGAGTTGTGTAAATTAG GAGCTGCTGGAGAAGCAACATCAATGTTTGGGGAATCTGCTTCCAAATGCATCCAACAGCTGTATTCGAGTCCTGATGTGGGTCCCGTGTTGCAGGCATCCAATGACGATCATAATACGATTCCTTGTAGACAAGCAGCTGAAAGTGTTAGCCCAAGACAATTAAGACATTTGCATAGCAATAACGCTAAGGATAATTCATTGAATCAGAATGGTGCACTTTTTTCTGCTAATCAAGCTAATAATAATGGTGTTCATGCTAACCTTCCATTTTACAATACCCCTTCTCCAATGGCGACCCAG TTGTCAGGTGTGGCCCCACCACCAATATGTAGAAATATGATACCAAATGGTCAAAGTTTGACTTCTACAAGTGCTGATGCATCCCCAAGGTCAACTGTTAAATCTATTGTTCAAGCTCCCCGAAGAAAGTTCGTAGATGAGGGGAAACTAAGAAAG ATATCAGGAAGATTGTTCTCTGATTCTGGTCCTAGAAGAAGCACCAGACTTGCAGGCGAAACGGGTCCTATAGCAAGTATAAGTAGTGTCAGTGTAACTGGAAACGGAACAAACCACTCATCTAAATATCCTGCTACTTCTAGATTAGGCTCTGCAGCTTATCGTTCGGTTACAGTTAGGAAAGGACCATCATGGTCAACTGAAAGTCTTCACGAAAGTCAAAATCGGTCCAATCTTGATGACGCTCGGTCAAATACTACAACCAGTTCTGGTTCATCCCCTGTTACTAGATCTTGTGATCGTGATGGTTCGATGATACCAATGGTCCGGGCTTCTTTAAGTGTATCAAAAGTTGCGAGTGGTGCTTTAGATGTTTTGTCCCTTTTAAAAGTTCTTGGTGAAGGTTACAGACTTTCTTGTCTTTACCGTTGCAAG GATGCACTTGATGTATTTATGCAACTTCCCCATAAGCATTATAATACTGGCTGGGTTCTCTCCCAG GTCGGAAAAGCGCATTTTGAATTGGTTGACTATTTAGAAGCTGAGCGTGCCTTTTGCAATGCTCGCTTGGCTTCTCCTTATAGCTTAGAAGGAATGGATATATATTCTACTGTTTTATAT CACCTAAAGGAGGATATGCGGTTGAGTTATTTGGCACAAGAGCTCATATCAACTGATAGGTTAGCCCCTCAGTCATG GTGTGCTATGGGCAATTGCTATAGCTTGCAAAAAGACCATGAAACTGCTCTCAAGACTTTTCAACGAGCTGTGCAGCTAAATTCAAGATTTGCCTATGCGCACACCCTTTCTGGTCATGA ATATGTAGCATTAGAGGATTTTGAGAATGGAATTAAGAGTTACCAAAATGCCCTTCAGATTGATGCAAGACATTATAATGCCTGGTATGGCCTTGCAATGATATATCTTCGCCAGGAGAAATATCAGTTCTCAGAGCATCACTTTCGACGTGCGTTACAAATAAACCCTCGATCTTCGGTTATAATGTGTTATCTTGGAACCTCGTTGCATTCATTGAAG AGAAACGAAGAAGCTTTAGCGATGATGGAGAAGGCTATAATAGCAGATAAGATGAACCCTCTTCCGATGTATCAAAAGGCTAACATTCTTGTAAGTTTGGAGGATTTTGATGGTGCTTTACAAGTTCTTGAAGAGCTTAAGGAATACGCTCCTCATGAAAGTAGTGTGTATGCATTGATGGGTAAGGTATACAAACGTCGCTCTATGTATGACAAGGCCATGCTTCATTTCGGTCTAGCTTTGGATTTGAAGCCTTCTGCAACAGATGTGGCTGCTATTAAG GCAGCTATTGAGAAGTTACATGTACCTGATGAGTTGGAAGATGACTTATAG
- the LOC139851646 gene encoding cell division cycle protein 27 homolog B-like isoform X2 gives MDLLNEAEMALLPPNEPSTEVPNGAAGHYLLGLIYRYTDRIKSAVDQFNQALSIDPLLWAAYEELCKLGAAGEATSMFGESASKCIQQLYSSPDVGPVLQASNDDHNTIPCRQAAESVSPRQLRHLHSNNAKDNSLNQNGALFSANQANNNGVHANLPFYNTPSPMATQLSGVAPPPICRNMIPNGQSLTSTSADASPRSTVKSIVQAPRRKFVDEGKLRKISGRLFSDSGPRRSTRLAGETGPIASISSVSVTGNGTNHSSKYPATSRLGSAAYRSVTVRKGPSWSTESLHESQNRSNLDDARSNTTTSSGSSPVTRSCDRDGSMIPMVRASLSVSKVASGALDVLSLLKVLGEGYRLSCLYRCKDALDVFMQLPHKHYNTGWVLSQVGKAHFELVDYLEAERAFCNARLASPYSLEGMDIYSTVLYHLKEDMRLSYLAQELISTDRLAPQSWCAMGNCYSLQKDHETALKTFQRAVQLNSRFAYAHTLSGHEYVALEDFENGIKSYQNALQIDARHYNAWYGLAMIYLRQEKYQFSEHHFRRALQINPRSSVIMCYLGTSLHSLKRNEEALAMMEKAIIADKMNPLPMYQKANILVSLEDFDGALQVLEELKEYAPHESSVYALMGKVYKRRSMYDKAMLHFGLALDLKPSATDVAAIKAAIEKLHVPDELEDDL, from the exons ATGGATCTCTTGAATGAAGCAGAAATGGCATTATTACCACCTAATGAGCCTAGTACAGAA GTTCCAAATGGTGCAGCTGGTCATTATCTTTTAGGGCTCATATACAG atacACAGATAGAATAAAAAGTGCTGTTGATCAATTTAACCAGGCTTTATCAATAGATCCTCTGTTATGGGCTGCATATGAAGAGTTGTGTAAATTAG GAGCTGCTGGAGAAGCAACATCAATGTTTGGGGAATCTGCTTCCAAATGCATCCAACAGCTGTATTCGAGTCCTGATGTGGGTCCCGTGTTGCAGGCATCCAATGACGATCATAATACGATTCCTTGTAGACAAGCAGCTGAAAGTGTTAGCCCAAGACAATTAAGACATTTGCATAGCAATAACGCTAAGGATAATTCATTGAATCAGAATGGTGCACTTTTTTCTGCTAATCAAGCTAATAATAATGGTGTTCATGCTAACCTTCCATTTTACAATACCCCTTCTCCAATGGCGACCCAG TTGTCAGGTGTGGCCCCACCACCAATATGTAGAAATATGATACCAAATGGTCAAAGTTTGACTTCTACAAGTGCTGATGCATCCCCAAGGTCAACTGTTAAATCTATTGTTCAAGCTCCCCGAAGAAAGTTCGTAGATGAGGGGAAACTAAGAAAG ATATCAGGAAGATTGTTCTCTGATTCTGGTCCTAGAAGAAGCACCAGACTTGCAGGCGAAACGGGTCCTATAGCAAGTATAAGTAGTGTCAGTGTAACTGGAAACGGAACAAACCACTCATCTAAATATCCTGCTACTTCTAGATTAGGCTCTGCAGCTTATCGTTCGGTTACAGTTAGGAAAGGACCATCATGGTCAACTGAAAGTCTTCACGAAAGTCAAAATCGGTCCAATCTTGATGACGCTCGGTCAAATACTACAACCAGTTCTGGTTCATCCCCTGTTACTAGATCTTGTGATCGTGATGGTTCGATGATACCAATGGTCCGGGCTTCTTTAAGTGTATCAAAAGTTGCGAGTGGTGCTTTAGATGTTTTGTCCCTTTTAAAAGTTCTTGGTGAAGGTTACAGACTTTCTTGTCTTTACCGTTGCAAG GATGCACTTGATGTATTTATGCAACTTCCCCATAAGCATTATAATACTGGCTGGGTTCTCTCCCAG GTCGGAAAAGCGCATTTTGAATTGGTTGACTATTTAGAAGCTGAGCGTGCCTTTTGCAATGCTCGCTTGGCTTCTCCTTATAGCTTAGAAGGAATGGATATATATTCTACTGTTTTATAT CACCTAAAGGAGGATATGCGGTTGAGTTATTTGGCACAAGAGCTCATATCAACTGATAGGTTAGCCCCTCAGTCATG GTGTGCTATGGGCAATTGCTATAGCTTGCAAAAAGACCATGAAACTGCTCTCAAGACTTTTCAACGAGCTGTGCAGCTAAATTCAAGATTTGCCTATGCGCACACCCTTTCTGGTCATGA ATATGTAGCATTAGAGGATTTTGAGAATGGAATTAAGAGTTACCAAAATGCCCTTCAGATTGATGCAAGACATTATAATGCCTGGTATGGCCTTGCAATGATATATCTTCGCCAGGAGAAATATCAGTTCTCAGAGCATCACTTTCGACGTGCGTTACAAATAAACCCTCGATCTTCGGTTATAATGTGTTATCTTGGAACCTCGTTGCATTCATTGAAG AGAAACGAAGAAGCTTTAGCGATGATGGAGAAGGCTATAATAGCAGATAAGATGAACCCTCTTCCGATGTATCAAAAGGCTAACATTCTTGTAAGTTTGGAGGATTTTGATGGTGCTTTACAAGTTCTTGAAGAGCTTAAGGAATACGCTCCTCATGAAAGTAGTGTGTATGCATTGATGGGTAAGGTATACAAACGTCGCTCTATGTATGACAAGGCCATGCTTCATTTCGGTCTAGCTTTGGATTTGAAGCCTTCTGCAACAGATGTGGCTGCTATTAAG GCAGCTATTGAGAAGTTACATGTACCTGATGAGTTGGAAGATGACTTATAG
- the LOC139851646 gene encoding cell division cycle protein 27 homolog B-like isoform X3, with product MEGVLIECVQNSLRHFLYRNAIFMCERLCSEFPSEANLQLLAACYLQSNQAYSAYHILKGTKMPQSRYLFGLSCFQMDLLNEAEMALLPPNEPSTEVPNGAAGHYLLGLIYRYTDRIKSAVDQFNQALSIDPLLWAAYEELCKLGAAGEATSMFGESASKCIQQLYSSPDVGPVLQASNDDHNTIPCRQAAESVSPRQLRHLHSNNAKDNSLNQNGALFSANQANNNGVHANLPFYNTPSPMATQLSGVAPPPICRNMIPNGQSLTSTSADASPRSTVKSIVQAPRRKFVDEGKLRKISGRLFSDSGPRRSTRLAGETGPIASISSVSVTGNGTNHSSKYPATSRLGSAAYRSVTVRKGPSWSTESLHESQNRSNLDDARSNTTTSSGSSPVTRSCDRDGSMIPMVRASLSVSKVASGALDVLSLLKVLGEGYRLSCLYRCKDALDVFMQLPHKHYNTGWVLSQVGKAHFELVDYLEAERAFCNARLASPYSLEGMDIYSTVLYHLKEDMRLSYLAQELISTDRLAPQSWCAMGNCYSLQKDHETALKTFQRAVQLNSRFAYAHTLSDM from the exons ATGGAGGGGGTGCTAATTGAGTGTGTACAGAACAGTCTGCGCCATTTCTTATACCGCAATGCTATTTTCATGTGTGAACGCCTCTGCTCCGAGTTTCCCTCAGAG GCAAACTTGCAATTGTTAGCTGCATGTTACTTGCAAAGCAATCAAGCTTACTCGGCTTACCATATCTTGAAAG GGACAAAAATGCCTCAGTCCCGATATTTGTTTGGATTATCATGCTTTCAGATGGATCTCTTGAATGAAGCAGAAATGGCATTATTACCACCTAATGAGCCTAGTACAGAA GTTCCAAATGGTGCAGCTGGTCATTATCTTTTAGGGCTCATATACAG atacACAGATAGAATAAAAAGTGCTGTTGATCAATTTAACCAGGCTTTATCAATAGATCCTCTGTTATGGGCTGCATATGAAGAGTTGTGTAAATTAG GAGCTGCTGGAGAAGCAACATCAATGTTTGGGGAATCTGCTTCCAAATGCATCCAACAGCTGTATTCGAGTCCTGATGTGGGTCCCGTGTTGCAGGCATCCAATGACGATCATAATACGATTCCTTGTAGACAAGCAGCTGAAAGTGTTAGCCCAAGACAATTAAGACATTTGCATAGCAATAACGCTAAGGATAATTCATTGAATCAGAATGGTGCACTTTTTTCTGCTAATCAAGCTAATAATAATGGTGTTCATGCTAACCTTCCATTTTACAATACCCCTTCTCCAATGGCGACCCAG TTGTCAGGTGTGGCCCCACCACCAATATGTAGAAATATGATACCAAATGGTCAAAGTTTGACTTCTACAAGTGCTGATGCATCCCCAAGGTCAACTGTTAAATCTATTGTTCAAGCTCCCCGAAGAAAGTTCGTAGATGAGGGGAAACTAAGAAAG ATATCAGGAAGATTGTTCTCTGATTCTGGTCCTAGAAGAAGCACCAGACTTGCAGGCGAAACGGGTCCTATAGCAAGTATAAGTAGTGTCAGTGTAACTGGAAACGGAACAAACCACTCATCTAAATATCCTGCTACTTCTAGATTAGGCTCTGCAGCTTATCGTTCGGTTACAGTTAGGAAAGGACCATCATGGTCAACTGAAAGTCTTCACGAAAGTCAAAATCGGTCCAATCTTGATGACGCTCGGTCAAATACTACAACCAGTTCTGGTTCATCCCCTGTTACTAGATCTTGTGATCGTGATGGTTCGATGATACCAATGGTCCGGGCTTCTTTAAGTGTATCAAAAGTTGCGAGTGGTGCTTTAGATGTTTTGTCCCTTTTAAAAGTTCTTGGTGAAGGTTACAGACTTTCTTGTCTTTACCGTTGCAAG GATGCACTTGATGTATTTATGCAACTTCCCCATAAGCATTATAATACTGGCTGGGTTCTCTCCCAG GTCGGAAAAGCGCATTTTGAATTGGTTGACTATTTAGAAGCTGAGCGTGCCTTTTGCAATGCTCGCTTGGCTTCTCCTTATAGCTTAGAAGGAATGGATATATATTCTACTGTTTTATAT CACCTAAAGGAGGATATGCGGTTGAGTTATTTGGCACAAGAGCTCATATCAACTGATAGGTTAGCCCCTCAGTCATG GTGTGCTATGGGCAATTGCTATAGCTTGCAAAAAGACCATGAAACTGCTCTCAAGACTTTTCAACGAGCTGTGCAGCTAAATTCAAGATTTGCCTATGCGCACACCCTTTCTG ATATGTAG